A stretch of Comamonadaceae bacterium M7527 DNA encodes these proteins:
- a CDS encoding LysE family transporter: protein MSLSSIAIPAGMSGTFGAGVALSLATIMALGPQNVHVMRMGLMRQHIGLTILTCALADVILIATGVLGLAHLGGLSDKLTGAMVGAGALFLLFYGWQAAQRFLRPSAGGSPIEGAIGDTGTSANHQMFTRKKAVLSALAFSFLNPHAWLDTAVIIGTASLAYGQTGGLVFGAGAATGSLVWFCGLGLAVYWVGRRIGNANVWHWLDGLVALMMWGTAVWLLASLL from the coding sequence ATGTCTCTCTCATCTATTGCAATTCCCGCCGGCATGTCTGGCACTTTCGGCGCTGGCGTCGCGCTGAGCCTGGCGACCATCATGGCACTGGGCCCACAAAACGTGCACGTCATGCGCATGGGCTTGATGCGTCAGCACATTGGCTTAACCATACTGACCTGCGCCCTTGCGGACGTCATATTGATTGCCACTGGCGTGCTGGGCTTGGCTCACTTGGGCGGCTTGAGCGACAAGCTCACTGGCGCCATGGTGGGCGCTGGCGCCTTGTTTTTATTGTTTTATGGCTGGCAAGCTGCCCAACGCTTTTTACGCCCTAGCGCTGGCGGTAGCCCCATAGAAGGCGCAATTGGTGACACAGGCACCAGTGCCAACCATCAAATGTTTACGCGCAAGAAAGCTGTGCTGTCGGCTTTGGCGTTTTCGTTTTTAAACCCACATGCGTGGCTTGATACAGCCGTCATCATTGGCACGGCTTCACTGGCCTACGGCCAAACCGGCGGCTTGGTATTTGGCGCCGGCGCGGCTACAGGCTCGCTGGTCTGGTTTTGCGGTCTGGGCTTGGCGGTTTACTGGGTAGGGCGGCGCATTGGCAATGCCAATGTGTGGCACTGGCTAGACGGCCTGGTGGCACTCATGATGTGGGGCACAGCAGTTTGGCTACTGGCCAGCTTGTTGTAG
- the argP gene encoding HTH-type transcriptional regulator ArgP, with protein MSLHLDPKQLDALLAVAEHASFSKAAVALRLTLAGVSLRVSALEESLGQRLLLRGKRVTVTPSGAKLLAHVRQVRLMEADVVGELQGQTEAASTRAMQTLGVAVNADSLTTWFLSGLATTLKRHRLLLDITIDDQDHTLEALKQGQVVGCVTTSSQSLAGCTGVPLGVMRYRCVTSKALRDKCTTSAGNVSLHRMLTNPAVVFNRKDGLQDAFLRQHFALTHAAYPRHFVPAVDAFEHALAQGLGWGMVPELMLAKHAQGMGLVEMFDGKAVDVPLVWQHWTKESSAAKRLTQAVVAAARQHLLPHLG; from the coding sequence ATGAGCCTGCACTTAGACCCCAAGCAACTAGATGCACTGCTGGCAGTGGCTGAGCACGCCAGCTTTTCAAAGGCGGCCGTTGCGCTGCGTTTAACGTTGGCTGGCGTGTCGTTGCGGGTGAGCGCGCTAGAAGAGTCGTTGGGCCAGCGCCTGTTGCTGCGCGGCAAACGGGTTACTGTCACGCCCAGTGGCGCCAAGTTGTTGGCACATGTGCGCCAGGTGCGCCTCATGGAGGCGGATGTGGTGGGTGAGCTGCAAGGCCAGACTGAGGCCGCCAGCACACGTGCCATGCAAACGCTGGGCGTGGCCGTCAACGCGGACTCACTCACTACGTGGTTTTTAAGCGGCTTGGCGACCACGCTCAAGCGGCACCGCTTGCTGCTAGACATCACCATTGATGATCAAGACCACACGCTAGAGGCTCTGAAGCAAGGCCAGGTGGTGGGGTGTGTCACCACGTCCAGCCAGTCGTTGGCTGGTTGCACAGGGGTGCCGCTTGGGGTCATGCGTTACCGCTGTGTGACATCAAAAGCCTTGCGCGACAAATGCACCACGTCTGCGGGCAATGTGTCGCTGCACCGCATGCTGACCAATCCCGCTGTTGTGTTTAACCGCAAAGATGGTTTGCAAGATGCCTTTTTACGCCAGCACTTTGCGCTGACGCACGCAGCATACCCCCGTCATTTTGTGCCAGCCGTTGATGCGTTTGAGCATGCGTTGGCCCAGGGTTTGGGATGGGGCATGGTGCCAGAGCTGATGCTGGCCAAGCACGCGCAGGGTATGGGGCTGGTGGAAATGTTTGACGGCAAAGCTGTTGATGTGCCGCTGGTTTGGCAACACTGGACCAAAGAGTCCAGCGCTGCCAAACGCTTAACGCAAGCAGTGGTAGCGGCTGCCAGGCAGCACCTGCTGCCTCACCTTGGTTAA
- a CDS encoding D-amino acid dehydrogenase — protein MRITVMGAGVTGITTAWFLAQSGHDVTVIDRQPGAGLETSFANGGQISVSHAEPWANPSAPLKVLKWLGKEDSPLLFRIRPDLNQWLWGLSFLRECTTARTRHNIKQMVNLGMYSRNTLQALRSETGIAYDQATKGILHFYTSEQEFDSAQAPAAVMREYGCELDMKSPAECVAIEPALAPSLHKIVGGSMTPSDESGDAHKFTHLLAQMCADKGVQFMYNTRIVSFNKTGDTLQSLRIANSDGVVTTHAADAYVMCLGSFSSRWKDLLGQSLRIYPAKGYSVTLPVINEEASYTTSLTDDEYKLVFSRLGDRLRIAGTAELNGYDTDLNLRRCEAIVRRTKELFPGITDGEGARYWTGLRPTTPSNVPYIGKSKTRNVYLNTGHGTLGWTHGCGSGAAIADIINGKTPEVDFAFTNL, from the coding sequence ATGCGTATCACCGTTATGGGTGCCGGCGTTACCGGCATCACGACAGCTTGGTTTTTGGCGCAATCCGGCCACGACGTCACCGTTATTGACCGCCAACCCGGCGCTGGTTTGGAAACCAGCTTTGCCAATGGCGGGCAGATATCGGTATCGCACGCAGAGCCGTGGGCCAACCCAAGCGCGCCGTTAAAAGTGTTGAAGTGGTTGGGCAAAGAAGACTCGCCCCTGCTGTTTCGCATTCGCCCAGATTTGAACCAGTGGCTTTGGGGCTTGTCGTTTTTGCGTGAATGCACCACTGCGCGCACCCGCCACAACATCAAGCAAATGGTGAACCTGGGCATGTACAGCCGCAACACCTTGCAAGCGCTGCGCAGCGAGACTGGCATCGCTTACGACCAAGCGACCAAAGGCATTTTGCATTTCTATACCAGCGAGCAAGAGTTTGACAGCGCGCAAGCGCCCGCCGCCGTTATGCGCGAATATGGCTGCGAGCTCGATATGAAGTCACCCGCCGAATGCGTCGCTATTGAGCCTGCACTGGCACCCAGCCTGCACAAGATTGTGGGCGGCAGCATGACGCCTAGCGACGAGTCTGGCGATGCACACAAATTCACACATCTCTTGGCGCAAATGTGCGCTGACAAAGGCGTGCAGTTTATGTACAACACACGCATTGTGAGCTTTAACAAAACTGGCGACACACTGCAGTCACTGCGCATTGCAAACAGCGACGGCGTCGTCACAACGCACGCAGCCGATGCCTACGTCATGTGCCTGGGCTCATTCAGCAGCCGCTGGAAGGACTTGCTGGGTCAAAGCTTGCGCATTTACCCCGCAAAAGGCTACTCGGTGACGTTACCTGTCATCAATGAAGAGGCGTCTTACACCACCTCACTCACAGACGACGAATACAAGCTGGTGTTCTCACGCCTGGGCGACCGCCTGCGCATTGCTGGCACGGCTGAGCTCAACGGCTACGACACCGACCTCAATTTGCGTCGATGTGAAGCCATAGTGCGCCGTACCAAAGAACTATTCCCTGGCATTACAGACGGTGAGGGCGCACGCTACTGGACGGGCCTGCGCCCAACCACACCCAGCAACGTGCCCTATATAGGCAAGTCTAAAACGCGCAATGTGTACTTGAACACGGGCCACGGCACCTTGGGCTGGACACATGGCTGCGGCTCAGGCGCAGCGATTGCCGACATCATCAACGGCAAAACGCCCGAAGTGGACTTTGCGTTTACCAACCTTTAA